A genomic window from Clostridium aceticum includes:
- a CDS encoding FAD-dependent oxidoreductase, whose product MVKPKVVIIGGGWAGCAAAITAKKAGANVVIYERTDMLLGLGNVGGIMRNNGRYTAAEENILLGGNELFELCDECSRHKNIEFPGHQHANLYDVTIIEPKVRRLLQDKGIELYFQYRAIDIIKEGNKIKAIQLQDQSTVYGDVFIETTGSTGPMGNCLKYGNGCAMCILRCPSFGPRVSLSHKAGVEDILGQRANGSFGAFSGSCKLNKDSLSEEIVDALNSKGVYILAVPKEDINMDKLNMKVCQQYALKEYAENLILLDTGHAKLMAPFYPLEKLRRLKGFENARFEDPYAGGVGNSIRYLSIAPRNNGMKVKGIDNLLCAGEKGGLFVGHTEAMVTGSLAGHNSIRVLLGMPLLELPRNLACGDLIAYANEEILKEEGLKRRYTFAGADYFKRMKELNLYTIDRTSLKNKIERMNLLNIYNEKLV is encoded by the coding sequence GTGGTAAAACCTAAGGTAGTTATTATTGGCGGTGGCTGGGCAGGGTGTGCAGCAGCCATTACTGCTAAAAAAGCAGGAGCAAATGTAGTGATTTATGAACGTACAGATATGCTATTAGGTTTGGGTAATGTTGGCGGTATTATGAGGAACAACGGTCGATACACTGCTGCTGAGGAGAACATCTTGTTAGGTGGCAATGAATTATTTGAGCTATGTGATGAATGTTCAAGGCATAAAAACATTGAATTTCCAGGACATCAACATGCTAACCTATATGATGTAACTATTATTGAACCTAAAGTGAGACGATTACTGCAGGATAAAGGGATTGAACTGTATTTTCAGTATAGAGCAATAGATATTATAAAAGAAGGAAATAAAATTAAAGCTATTCAGTTGCAGGATCAGAGTACTGTTTATGGAGATGTATTCATCGAAACAACAGGTTCAACGGGACCTATGGGAAACTGCTTAAAGTATGGTAATGGATGTGCTATGTGTATATTAAGATGCCCTTCCTTTGGACCAAGAGTTAGTTTAAGTCATAAGGCTGGAGTAGAAGATATATTGGGTCAAAGGGCGAATGGTTCTTTTGGTGCCTTTAGTGGCTCTTGTAAGCTCAACAAAGATTCTTTATCTGAAGAAATAGTAGATGCGTTGAACAGCAAAGGTGTATATATTCTTGCAGTACCTAAAGAAGATATCAATATGGATAAATTAAATATGAAGGTATGTCAGCAGTATGCATTAAAAGAATATGCAGAAAATCTAATTCTATTAGATACAGGGCATGCAAAACTCATGGCACCCTTCTATCCTTTAGAAAAATTGCGAAGATTAAAGGGGTTTGAAAATGCTAGATTCGAAGACCCTTATGCTGGAGGTGTAGGGAATTCTATTAGATACTTATCTATAGCTCCTCGTAATAATGGTATGAAGGTAAAGGGAATAGATAATTTATTGTGTGCAGGAGAGAAGGGTGGACTCTTTGTCGGACATACAGAAGCAATGGTAACGGGTAGTTTAGCAGGACATAATAGTATTAGGGTTTTATTAGGTATGCCATTATTAGAATTACCTAGAAACCTAGCCTGTGGTGACTTGATTGCTTATGCTAATGAGGAAATTTTAAAAGAAGAAGGTCTAAAAAGAAGATACACTTTTGCAGGAGCCGATTACTTCAAGAGGATGAAGGAGTTAAACTTGTATACAATAGATAGAACTTCTTTAAAGAACAAAATAGAGAGAATGAATTTGTTAAATATATATAATGAAAAACTAGTATAA
- a CDS encoding sulfide/dihydroorotate dehydrogenase-like FAD/NAD-binding protein — MNNHRWQCIDAGSDYCPCYLAETMDCITCSHLKGKEFCDCDWRGVCIYQSFTFEGNRKKDPRVDFHAEIVERKELGDKIIVFTLRVPHSFARQVNQPGSYIFIRNKDFGQYFDIPISVMYVDGQKDLIKIAVEIHGVKTKTIKNVEDSMSIRGPYWNGVFGLEHLKQAQNANCLIVTRGIAQAPAILVTNYLLRNNNAIDVLIDQGSTDYNFIEEFCKVKNLGKCDLYEPEGIELLQEIMDKKSYDLIFIGASDYLQKRLYDSVEELKKKKVVTTNNNEICCGEGICGSCTIYDMNGIPIRTCKTQFIKG; from the coding sequence ATGAATAATCACCGATGGCAATGTATTGATGCTGGGAGTGATTATTGTCCTTGTTATTTAGCTGAAACAATGGACTGTATCACTTGTTCGCACTTAAAAGGAAAAGAATTTTGTGATTGTGATTGGCGAGGCGTATGTATATATCAATCTTTTACATTTGAAGGTAATAGAAAAAAAGATCCTAGAGTAGATTTTCATGCTGAGATTGTTGAACGCAAGGAACTTGGCGATAAAATAATTGTGTTTACATTAAGGGTACCCCACTCATTTGCTAGACAGGTAAATCAACCTGGTTCTTATATTTTTATACGAAATAAAGACTTTGGTCAATATTTTGACATTCCTATTTCTGTGATGTATGTCGATGGTCAAAAAGATCTCATAAAAATAGCTGTAGAAATTCATGGGGTGAAGACAAAAACTATTAAAAATGTGGAAGACAGCATGAGTATTAGAGGACCCTATTGGAATGGTGTGTTTGGCTTGGAGCATTTAAAACAAGCACAAAATGCTAATTGTCTCATTGTTACACGAGGCATTGCTCAAGCTCCAGCAATCCTAGTTACCAACTATCTCTTAAGAAATAACAATGCTATTGATGTCCTCATTGACCAAGGCTCTACTGACTATAACTTTATAGAGGAATTTTGCAAGGTGAAAAACTTGGGAAAATGTGATTTATATGAGCCTGAAGGGATAGAACTTCTTCAAGAAATAATGGATAAAAAAAGCTATGACCTTATTTTTATAGGAGCTTCTGATTACCTGCAAAAACGATTGTATGATTCTGTTGAAGAATTAAAAAAGAAAAAAGTTGTAACAACAAATAATAATGAGATATGCTGCGGCGAAGGGATTTGTGGTTCCTGTACGATCTATGATATGAATGGAATTCCTATTCGTACTTGTAAAACTCAGTTTATAAAAGGTTAA
- a CDS encoding efflux RND transporter permease subunit: MIKWSVEHKSIILLFAILILIAGGFLYGAMERQENPTVAGPIAVIKTIYPGATPEDIEKLIVKPIEDEINKISDIKTIESFAMDSIGIVKVTLKDLSDEKIDKAWNDIKEELDIVKSTLPSSAYEPTIETDLASSYGIILGLTSQDYTYQDLSSVANKLKEELSKDPGVKAVDIDGEIYDEVHIYLDMVKLEQYGVSPTEIATIIKARNINIPGGNLVIDQVKIPVQVSGEYKDIEEIKDTIIAVSTETGTPIYLKNVADVVIVQEKKEVFASVNNEKALLIGVKYMEEENIVAIGERLEVIIHKFRENQLYENMELIKLTDQAEFTRDAINLFEYNLIAAILLVVIVVLITMGVRSAVVVSLPIPLVIVMVFIFMYLSHTPLHQVSIASLIISLSLLVANGIVANDNINVYLEKGYDRVTACIKGVEEVKIPILTSTLTTVASFLPLAMMQGVAGKFVKSLPILVSIALMGSYLTALTVIPATGYKLLKPKEKDVEERKFKTKIRKVLKVDDISGGIVNFYGKLLKAALNIPLIVILTFVGIFVVSLLMVPSLGMQLFPPVERDQYVIDVAVQDGSDVEKTEKIAAMVGELLQQEASIENFAYKVGDGMLKYYITFTPNDRASNKAQFLVNGDRSEADRIEKELGSKIPGVSINIRELETAVPVTYPVQVRVSGPEIAELRRIAEEIKEIIYDVPGVKNLEDNYGYDSYKLNIKVNEEKANLVGITNYDIASTVRMAVNGLEISEFKEEDIEKEALPIILKIPDEKKRDRDVLDAIFVTSQITGKNVPIHQIAEIETNSSLNKIVRRNTTRTITIGMFVEKGYNSNEIISSCQMLLEDYVLPDGYTMVFGGESEERNDAFASMKIPTVLAIAIIYLILVIQFGSLRMPLIIMGTIPLSFIGIIWGLKWMNYPIGFMALLGAVSLMGVVVNNGIVLLDYIRILVKENDDIKEAIVEACKTRLRPIMIGMITTVISLIPLAKSGGALWAPMATSIIFGMLISSILTLFIIPCAYFVIRGKHIWIPKPVNSSN; this comes from the coding sequence ATGATAAAGTGGAGTGTAGAACATAAAAGTATTATCCTACTATTTGCAATTTTAATATTGATAGCTGGTGGATTTTTATATGGTGCTATGGAGAGACAAGAAAACCCTACAGTTGCAGGGCCAATAGCGGTAATCAAAACCATCTATCCAGGTGCTACTCCTGAAGATATAGAGAAGTTGATTGTCAAGCCAATTGAAGATGAAATCAATAAAATCTCTGATATAAAAACAATAGAAAGCTTTGCTATGGATAGTATTGGCATTGTTAAAGTAACCTTAAAGGATCTTAGCGATGAAAAAATTGATAAAGCTTGGAATGACATAAAGGAAGAACTAGATATAGTAAAGTCCACTTTACCATCAAGTGCCTATGAGCCAACGATAGAAACTGATCTCGCCAGCTCCTATGGCATCATTTTAGGTCTTACTTCTCAAGATTATACCTACCAAGATTTAAGTAGTGTTGCTAATAAACTGAAGGAGGAGTTGAGCAAAGATCCAGGTGTAAAGGCTGTTGATATTGATGGTGAGATTTATGATGAAGTACATATTTATCTTGATATGGTTAAGTTAGAACAATATGGTGTTTCTCCAACAGAAATTGCTACCATCATAAAGGCTAGAAATATCAATATTCCTGGCGGAAATCTTGTGATTGACCAAGTAAAAATACCGGTTCAAGTATCAGGAGAGTACAAAGATATTGAAGAAATCAAAGATACCATTATAGCAGTTTCAACAGAAACCGGTACGCCAATTTACCTAAAGAATGTTGCGGATGTAGTAATAGTGCAAGAGAAAAAGGAGGTATTTGCTTCTGTTAATAATGAAAAGGCTTTGCTGATAGGTGTAAAGTATATGGAGGAAGAAAATATCGTTGCCATAGGTGAGAGGCTGGAGGTGATAATTCATAAGTTTAGAGAAAATCAGCTTTATGAAAATATGGAACTTATTAAACTGACAGATCAAGCTGAGTTTACAAGGGATGCCATAAACCTATTTGAATACAATCTTATTGCTGCTATTTTATTGGTAGTAATTGTAGTTTTGATAACAATGGGTGTCAGAAGTGCGGTTGTAGTATCTTTACCTATACCCCTTGTCATTGTTATGGTATTTATCTTTATGTATTTATCACATACTCCCCTGCACCAAGTTTCAATAGCCTCCCTCATCATATCTCTTAGCTTATTAGTAGCCAACGGCATTGTTGCTAATGATAATATCAATGTTTATCTGGAAAAAGGGTATGATAGGGTTACTGCTTGTATCAAGGGAGTTGAGGAGGTAAAAATTCCTATACTAACCTCTACTCTTACGACAGTAGCTTCCTTTCTTCCTTTGGCTATGATGCAGGGTGTAGCTGGAAAGTTTGTAAAAAGCTTACCCATATTAGTTTCTATTGCCTTGATGGGTTCTTATTTAACCGCATTAACAGTTATTCCAGCAACAGGATACAAACTTTTAAAACCGAAGGAAAAAGATGTAGAGGAAAGAAAATTCAAAACAAAAATAAGGAAAGTTTTGAAGGTGGATGACATCTCTGGAGGTATCGTTAATTTTTATGGTAAACTTCTTAAGGCAGCATTAAACATACCTTTGATTGTTATATTGACTTTTGTAGGAATTTTTGTTGTCAGTCTATTGATGGTACCATCTCTAGGCATGCAATTGTTTCCACCTGTAGAAAGAGATCAATATGTTATTGATGTGGCGGTACAAGACGGTAGTGACGTAGAAAAAACTGAAAAAATAGCTGCTATGGTAGGTGAACTATTACAACAAGAAGCATCTATTGAAAACTTTGCCTACAAAGTAGGTGACGGTATGCTGAAATACTATATCACATTTACTCCGAATGATCGTGCTTCTAACAAAGCACAATTCCTTGTAAATGGGGATCGTAGTGAAGCTGACAGGATAGAAAAGGAATTAGGTAGTAAAATTCCAGGGGTTTCCATTAATATAAGAGAGCTGGAAACGGCGGTACCTGTAACCTATCCAGTGCAGGTACGGGTATCGGGTCCTGAAATAGCAGAACTTAGAAGGATAGCAGAGGAAATAAAAGAAATCATTTATGATGTGCCTGGGGTAAAAAATTTAGAGGACAACTATGGTTACGACTCTTATAAACTGAATATAAAGGTAAACGAGGAAAAGGCGAATTTAGTAGGTATTACAAACTATGATATTGCCAGTACTGTAAGGATGGCTGTAAATGGACTAGAGATTTCAGAGTTTAAAGAAGAAGATATCGAGAAGGAGGCCCTTCCTATTATATTGAAAATTCCTGATGAAAAGAAACGGGATAGAGATGTCTTAGATGCTATCTTTGTTACTTCTCAAATTACAGGCAAGAACGTTCCTATTCACCAAATCGCTGAGATAGAGACAAATTCTTCTTTAAATAAAATTGTAAGAAGAAACACCACAAGAACCATTACTATAGGCATGTTTGTGGAAAAAGGCTACAATTCAAATGAAATTATATCCTCCTGCCAGATGCTTTTGGAGGATTATGTACTGCCAGATGGATATACTATGGTCTTTGGCGGGGAAAGTGAAGAGCGTAATGATGCTTTTGCCTCTATGAAGATACCTACTGTTCTTGCTATTGCAATCATTTATCTTATTTTGGTGATACAATTTGGTAGTTTAAGAATGCCTTTAATCATTATGGGAACTATACCCTTATCATTTATAGGTATCATATGGGGATTAAAATGGATGAACTATCCTATAGGTTTTATGGCTCTTTTGGGAGCAGTAAGCTTAATGGGGGTTGTTGTTAATAATGGAATTGTACTACTTGACTATATTAGAATTTTAGTAAAAGAAAATGATGACATAAAAGAAGCCATTGTTGAAGCATGTAAAACTAGATTACGTCCTATCATGATAGGAATGATTACTACAGTTATTTCCCTCATTCCTTTAGCAAAGTCTGGTGGAGCATTATGGGCACCTATGGCAACATCAATTATTTTTGGTATGCTGATTTCTTCTATCTTAACATTGTTTATCATCCCCTGTGCCTACTTTGTTATTAGAGGGAAGCATATTTGGATTCCTAAACCTGTGAATTCCTCCAATTAA
- a CDS encoding efflux RND transporter periplasmic adaptor subunit, producing MKKVTSILLICFLLLMGCTSKQEEIVESKGVRQVYTKTISASGYANKLTLSGNIVPTEVVRPSFKISGVVSHVLVNEGDFVKKGQAIAQMDQSDYAIKVRAAEAELNAARLQIETEIPAKINQAKTQYELTKLTYDRVQTLYEEGAAPRSQLDEISAKLVLDESTYNQAMDAKIIAETKLQMAEAALDLANANISDTTIYSPIDGVILQKVMTSGETTSAGYPVVVIGQINKVWAEIGVPDEYINTLKAGQKANVYVYGIDQSIQGTIDEIAFLADTKTRTFPVKILINNSDKALKPGMITKVDIQLSNGEKTLIPLSSVMHLSAGSSVYVYSDETGTVSLRIIETGEIIKDKIEVLEGLAADEKIVVEGQFLLREGEQVMAEEMVE from the coding sequence GTGAAGAAAGTGACATCAATTTTACTCATTTGCTTTCTATTACTAATGGGTTGTACTAGTAAGCAAGAAGAAATAGTAGAAAGCAAAGGGGTTAGGCAGGTTTACACTAAAACCATAAGTGCTTCAGGGTATGCCAACAAATTAACTTTAAGTGGCAATATTGTTCCCACAGAAGTTGTTAGACCATCATTTAAGATTTCAGGTGTAGTTTCTCACGTGCTAGTAAACGAGGGGGATTTTGTAAAAAAAGGTCAGGCTATCGCTCAAATGGATCAAAGTGATTATGCTATCAAGGTTAGAGCAGCAGAAGCAGAATTAAATGCGGCTAGACTACAGATTGAAACGGAAATTCCAGCAAAAATTAATCAAGCAAAAACACAATATGAACTTACAAAGCTTACCTATGATAGAGTGCAGACCTTGTATGAAGAGGGAGCAGCTCCCCGATCTCAATTAGATGAAATTTCTGCTAAGCTGGTTCTAGATGAAAGTACTTATAATCAAGCGATGGATGCAAAAATCATAGCAGAAACAAAACTTCAAATGGCGGAGGCCGCGTTGGATTTAGCTAATGCTAATATAAGTGATACTACTATCTACAGCCCTATAGATGGTGTGATTTTACAAAAAGTCATGACCTCTGGAGAAACAACAAGTGCTGGATATCCTGTAGTTGTCATTGGTCAGATAAACAAAGTTTGGGCTGAAATTGGTGTGCCTGATGAATATATCAATACTTTAAAGGCTGGTCAAAAAGCAAATGTATATGTTTATGGGATAGATCAATCTATACAGGGAACCATTGATGAAATCGCTTTTTTGGCAGATACGAAAACTAGAACATTTCCTGTAAAGATTCTAATAAATAATTCTGATAAAGCACTAAAACCAGGAATGATTACGAAGGTAGACATTCAATTAAGCAATGGGGAAAAGACACTTATTCCTTTGTCCAGTGTTATGCATTTATCCGCTGGGTCATCAGTTTATGTTTATTCAGATGAAACTGGAACAGTTAGCTTAAGAATCATCGAAACTGGAGAAATTATAAAGGATAAGATTGAAGTTCTTGAAGGATTAGCAGCTGATGAAAAAATCGTTGTTGAAGGGCAGTTTCTTCTTCGTGAGGGTGAGCAGGTGATGGCAGAGGAGATGGTAGAATGA
- a CDS encoding TetR/AcrR family transcriptional regulator: MCEKPLEEKKEDLRVRRTYKLLFDALTSLLEEKSFEEISVTDLCARAMVHRTTFYKHFNDKYHLLEIGIAILIKNFNQASLSSQKFDHPKQYYMSVIRHALEYLSVNKKLSALLLISGGSSSFIAILHKLLAEEIRFKLEENEKKGIVYHVPIPIIAEFHAGALISSVKWWLENKMSISEEEMVQYVDLMINGDNYVSTPDDLTLSKV, from the coding sequence ATGTGTGAGAAGCCACTAGAAGAAAAAAAAGAGGATTTAAGAGTACGAAGAACTTATAAACTGCTATTTGATGCACTTACTAGCTTACTTGAAGAAAAATCTTTTGAAGAAATCAGTGTTACAGACCTTTGTGCTAGAGCCATGGTACATCGTACCACCTTCTACAAACATTTTAACGATAAGTATCATTTATTAGAAATAGGTATAGCAATCCTTATTAAGAACTTTAATCAAGCCAGCCTCAGTAGTCAAAAGTTTGATCATCCTAAGCAATACTATATGTCTGTCATTAGACATGCTCTGGAGTATCTTTCAGTTAATAAAAAACTATCTGCACTACTTTTGATTTCTGGTGGCAGTAGTTCCTTTATAGCAATTCTGCATAAGTTACTTGCCGAAGAAATAAGATTCAAGCTAGAGGAAAATGAAAAAAAAGGCATTGTTTATCATGTGCCTATACCTATTATTGCAGAGTTTCACGCTGGCGCATTAATTTCTTCGGTAAAATGGTGGCTTGAAAATAAGATGTCTATTTCAGAAGAAGAGATGGTTCAATATGTAGATTTAATGATTAATGGAGACAACTATGTATCCACTCCAGATGATCTAACGCTATCCAAAGTTTAA
- the uvsE gene encoding UV DNA damage repair endonuclease UvsE, whose protein sequence is MKIRFGYVAIALNIHEGSPNKTITYKSFSQLPDDETKLYKLKSLTKQNLETTKRILIYNKAHNIMLYRFTSKLVPLVTHPDVLKWDYTSEFEDLYKSIGEFVLKNNLRVSAHPDHFTLINTPNDKVLSASLEDLEYHTKIFEAMGLTEKHAKLVLHVGGTYKNKKESMERFINNFNHIDVRYRNRIILENDDKSFTAKEVLEICQQLSIPMVLDIHHHWCNHHGENIIELLPSIFDTWKNEIVPPKIHASSPKDKKNIRAHADYLDLPFLMDFICNAKQYDRDFDIMIEAKKKDLALLKLMEDLKEEHHRSSINLLDEASIELN, encoded by the coding sequence TTGAAAATAAGATTTGGCTATGTCGCCATAGCTTTAAATATACATGAGGGTTCTCCAAATAAAACGATAACCTATAAAAGTTTCTCGCAGCTTCCTGACGATGAAACAAAATTATACAAGCTTAAATCCCTTACAAAGCAAAATTTAGAAACAACCAAAAGGATTTTAATCTATAATAAAGCTCATAATATTATGCTCTACCGATTTACTTCTAAACTTGTGCCTCTGGTCACCCACCCTGATGTACTTAAGTGGGATTATACCTCTGAGTTTGAAGACCTTTATAAAAGTATAGGTGAATTTGTGTTAAAAAATAATTTACGGGTAAGTGCTCATCCTGATCACTTTACTTTAATCAATACACCTAATGACAAAGTATTATCTGCCTCCCTAGAAGACTTAGAATATCATACAAAAATATTCGAAGCTATGGGCTTAACAGAAAAACATGCAAAATTAGTGCTGCATGTTGGCGGTACTTATAAAAACAAAAAAGAATCTATGGAAAGATTCATAAATAACTTTAATCATATTGATGTAAGATATAGAAATCGTATTATTTTAGAAAACGATGATAAATCCTTCACCGCTAAGGAAGTTTTAGAAATATGTCAGCAGTTGTCCATTCCTATGGTATTGGATATCCATCATCACTGGTGCAACCATCATGGTGAAAATATTATAGAATTGCTTCCTTCTATATTTGATACTTGGAAAAATGAAATTGTTCCTCCTAAAATTCATGCCTCCAGTCCTAAGGATAAAAAAAATATTAGAGCCCATGCTGACTATTTAGATTTACCTTTCTTAATGGACTTTATTTGTAATGCTAAACAATATGATCGTGACTTTGATATTATGATTGAAGCCAAGAAAAAAGATCTCGCCCTTTTAAAATTAATGGAAGATCTTAAAGAAGAACATCATCGTAGCAGCATCAATCTTTTAGATGAAGCATCTATAGAATTAAATTAA
- a CDS encoding LTA synthase family protein, translating to MIRLRYFLFFTDSLLLWRYYKKYKENTDRETSKYNKRQRIALLITFFILTSTTVGMNYKIGKDANGNYTPHNLGVINYHLYDMVSLFARSTLDISRVEGIVETISTENGDRNKFALAKNKNVIVIQAESVQGFVINKEIEGQPITPVLNELINNNSIYFSQFYEQVGWGNTSDAEFVSHNGFYPSVKTFSYKAYEDNDFTSLPILLKNQGYSTIAFHGNEANFWNRESIYPSQGLDTFISIEELQQDELIGIGLSDGSLFRQSINYLKQQTKPFYGFYITLTSHHPFIMEEQYQGLDIQGEYKDTLLEDYLQTVHYLDKEIGNFIKMLKEADLYDNTMIVVYGDHQGLDMRNEEANELLTSFLGKPYEEDEMFRVPLITHIPDSSLQEEITTAGGQIDFLPTMANLLGLKVEPDKTLGKDLLNIDDGFVAKQVHVARGSFIDHEKIFIMSNDGIFENSRAWNIHTGESVNLEECRDGYERALAEVNLSEYVLQNNLIPLVKEKGLEYIIKHRL from the coding sequence TTGATTCGATTAAGGTATTTCTTATTCTTCACAGATTCTTTACTTTTATGGAGATATTATAAAAAATACAAGGAAAATACTGACAGAGAAACATCTAAGTATAACAAAAGACAAAGAATAGCACTTTTAATAACATTTTTTATACTAACCTCCACAACAGTAGGTATGAACTATAAAATTGGTAAGGATGCTAATGGAAACTATACACCTCATAATTTAGGCGTTATTAATTATCATTTATATGATATGGTGAGTCTTTTTGCTAGAAGCACCTTAGATATCAGCAGGGTAGAAGGCATTGTTGAAACCATTAGCACAGAAAACGGTGATAGAAATAAATTTGCATTGGCAAAAAATAAAAATGTCATCGTCATACAGGCGGAATCAGTACAAGGTTTTGTTATCAATAAAGAAATCGAAGGACAACCTATTACTCCTGTATTAAATGAACTTATTAATAATAACAGCATTTATTTTAGTCAATTTTATGAGCAGGTAGGATGGGGGAATACCTCTGACGCTGAGTTTGTATCTCATAATGGCTTTTATCCTTCTGTTAAAACCTTCAGTTATAAAGCGTATGAAGATAACGACTTTACTAGTCTGCCTATATTATTAAAAAACCAAGGTTATAGCACCATTGCCTTTCATGGTAATGAAGCGAACTTCTGGAATCGTGAGAGCATATATCCTTCTCAGGGATTGGATACTTTTATTAGTATAGAAGAACTACAGCAAGATGAGTTGATTGGAATAGGATTAAGTGATGGGTCGCTTTTTAGACAATCCATTAATTATCTAAAACAACAGACAAAGCCATTCTATGGATTTTATATTACTTTAACCTCACATCATCCATTTATTATGGAAGAACAATACCAGGGATTAGATATCCAAGGAGAATATAAGGATACCTTATTAGAAGACTACTTGCAAACTGTGCACTATCTAGATAAAGAGATCGGGAACTTTATTAAGATGCTGAAGGAAGCAGACCTCTATGACAACACAATGATTGTCGTTTACGGCGACCATCAAGGATTAGATATGCGTAATGAAGAAGCAAATGAACTTCTTACTTCTTTTTTAGGTAAACCCTATGAAGAAGATGAGATGTTCAGAGTTCCCCTTATAACCCATATACCTGATAGCAGCTTGCAAGAAGAGATTACTACTGCTGGAGGGCAAATCGACTTTTTGCCTACTATGGCAAATTTATTGGGATTAAAAGTAGAGCCAGACAAAACACTAGGTAAGGATTTGTTGAATATAGATGATGGTTTTGTAGCAAAGCAAGTGCATGTAGCTAGAGGTTCCTTTATAGATCATGAAAAAATATTTATCATGTCTAATGACGGCATTTTTGAAAACAGCAGAGCTTGGAACATCCATACAGGAGAATCTGTAAACCTAGAAGAATGTAGAGATGGATATGAACGGGCTTTAGCCGAAGTAAATTTATCTGAGTATGTCTTACAAAATAATTTAATACCCTTAGTTAAAGAAAAGGGGTTAGAATACATTATTAAGCATCGTCTTTAG
- a CDS encoding D-alanyl-D-alanine carboxypeptidase family protein codes for MLKKAGIFSFILITLLSVNFYRFSEDVYANGRSSIVIDVETGRVLYENNIYEQLPMASTTKIMTALLAIENIPSDKKVKVHPKAQGIEGSSIYLEANEKVRMIDLLYGLMLRSGNDAAGAIAYEVSGSIEEFAQLMNARAKELGAKHTNFVNPHGLHDENHYTTAYDLALITREALKNPVFKEVVKAKFWTAERDGYKHFANKNKTLSICEGGDGVKTGFTKRAGRCLVSSATRNNMQFVAVTLNDGDWFNTTNELINRCFEEYEPYTVFEKDDLVKHVSVEDGKKDLLSINVPTTLVIPVKQEEKDKIISVIKAPEVLQAPVIKGQKVGQILTYLDGNLINTTDIFTNEHVDQLTTKEKILRFFRLDK; via the coding sequence ATGTTAAAAAAAGCAGGTATATTTTCATTCATTCTCATAACCCTATTATCAGTGAACTTCTATAGATTTTCAGAAGATGTGTATGCTAATGGCAGGTCTAGCATTGTTATAGACGTAGAAACCGGCAGAGTACTCTATGAAAACAATATTTATGAACAATTACCAATGGCCAGTACTACTAAGATTATGACTGCTTTACTGGCTATTGAAAATATTCCTTCAGATAAAAAAGTTAAAGTTCATCCAAAAGCACAAGGTATTGAAGGCTCCTCCATATACTTAGAAGCAAATGAAAAGGTAAGAATGATCGACCTATTGTATGGACTAATGCTGAGATCTGGTAATGATGCTGCTGGCGCTATTGCTTATGAGGTTAGTGGTTCTATAGAAGAATTTGCACAGCTTATGAACGCCCGTGCAAAGGAGTTAGGAGCAAAACATACAAACTTTGTTAATCCCCACGGGTTGCATGATGAAAACCATTATACCACCGCCTATGATTTAGCTTTGATCACTAGAGAGGCCTTAAAGAATCCAGTATTTAAAGAAGTAGTAAAAGCAAAATTTTGGACAGCTGAGAGGGATGGTTATAAACATTTTGCAAATAAAAATAAAACTTTAAGTATTTGTGAGGGGGGAGACGGAGTTAAAACAGGTTTTACCAAGAGGGCAGGCAGATGCTTGGTTTCCTCTGCTACTAGAAATAATATGCAGTTTGTTGCAGTAACATTAAACGATGGTGATTGGTTTAATACAACGAATGAATTGATTAACCGTTGCTTTGAGGAATATGAGCCCTATACAGTTTTTGAAAAAGATGATTTGGTGAAGCATGTTTCTGTAGAAGATGGAAAAAAAGACCTTCTCTCTATAAATGTGCCGACAACTTTAGTGATTCCCGTCAAGCAGGAGGAAAAAGACAAAATAATATCTGTGATCAAAGCACCAGAGGTTTTACAAGCTCCTGTAATCAAAGGACAAAAGGTAGGTCAGATATTAACCTATCTTGATGGGAACTTAATCAATACAACAGACATATTTACCAATGAACATGTTGATCAACTAACTACCAAAGAAAAAATTCTTAGATTCTTTAGATTAGATAAGTGA